From Sulfuracidifex tepidarius, one genomic window encodes:
- a CDS encoding antibiotic biosynthesis monooxygenase family protein: protein MINVGFYYKVRPGHEKEFEETFYKVDSFLKSFKGFKKAVLYRRVDLSNEYMIYTEWEDLDSFRRFTTSREYQDTTTYGKTILEGRPFHRVLHEINDD from the coding sequence ATGATTAACGTGGGTTTCTATTACAAGGTAAGACCCGGTCATGAAAAGGAATTCGAGGAAACATTCTACAAGGTTGATTCTTTTCTTAAATCCTTTAAAGGATTCAAGAAAGCAGTACTTTACAGAAGAGTCGACCTATCGAATGAATACATGATTTACACTGAATGGGAAGATCTAGATTCATTCAGAAGATTCACTACGTCGAGGGAATATCAAGACACTACAACCTACGGTAAAACAATCTTAGAGGGAAGACCTTTCCATAGAGTGCTTCACGAGATAAATGACGACTAA
- a CDS encoding AAA family ATPase — MGTEPHVITIFSTRRKGRGIAWMQKEEMSRLSLLPGDVIVVYGERIIPLTVMEGNSRDMEVNEEDLKALAVNSGEKVLIKKSAPVDLDYVSISPTVQKQFDERKISLELRGRPIMLRNMINTKEGEFVVVSMSPRGEVGMITGDTKINVASSSLRLTQKDISFVTLDEVGGLSDQVSTLMEIAEIALLKPEIPRLFGLRAPKGVLLYGPPGTGKTLIAKALANSMMSSFFYISGPEVASKYYGESEKRLREIFEQAFHDSPSIVFIDEIDAMAPSRDVASSEADRRIVAQLLTLMDGVSSRSGVLVIGATNRPNAIDPALRRPGRFDREIEIPVPGAKERLDILKIHTRRLKLGSDVNLEKIAEITHGYVGADLEAVVREAMMIALKRESNYENLVLNESDFMNALKTVQPSALREFRLEIPNTSWEDVVGLEDVKLELKEVVEWPLKNREIYDYINAELPSGVLLYGPPGTGKTMLARAVSHESGANFIAVNGPELLNMWVGESERAIREVFKKARQYSPTVVFFDEIDSLASARGSDPNRVTERVVSQLLTEMDGLSKRDEQVVVIAATNRPDMLDLALLRPGRLEKLIYIPPPDEDGRKKLFAFMISKHSHGDIDYERLARLTQMYTPADIRGAVNRAVLLAIRRSIIEGDRPVLKQEDLEQSISMIKPTVNPQLLSYYSSFRERTRQTAYA; from the coding sequence ATGGGAACAGAGCCTCACGTGATAACTATCTTCTCGACAAGGAGAAAAGGGAGAGGGATAGCGTGGATGCAGAAAGAAGAAATGTCAAGACTCTCACTTCTCCCAGGCGACGTGATAGTGGTATATGGTGAGAGAATAATTCCTCTCACCGTAATGGAAGGTAACTCAAGGGATATGGAGGTAAACGAAGAAGACTTGAAAGCGCTTGCGGTTAACAGCGGCGAGAAAGTGTTGATAAAGAAATCCGCTCCTGTTGACTTGGACTACGTCTCAATCTCACCTACTGTCCAAAAACAGTTCGACGAAAGGAAAATTAGCTTAGAGCTCAGAGGCAGGCCGATAATGTTGAGGAACATGATCAACACTAAGGAAGGAGAGTTCGTGGTAGTATCTATGTCACCTAGAGGGGAAGTCGGAATGATTACGGGAGATACCAAGATCAACGTAGCCAGCTCTAGTCTCAGACTGACACAGAAGGACATCTCCTTCGTTACCTTAGATGAAGTTGGAGGGCTTTCAGACCAAGTGTCAACCCTCATGGAAATAGCTGAGATAGCACTATTGAAACCTGAGATACCTAGACTCTTTGGTTTGAGGGCACCGAAGGGGGTTCTCCTTTACGGCCCTCCTGGGACAGGGAAGACCCTCATAGCCAAAGCGTTGGCAAACTCGATGATGTCTAGCTTCTTTTACATTAGTGGACCGGAAGTAGCGTCAAAATACTACGGTGAGAGCGAGAAAAGACTCAGGGAAATATTCGAACAAGCTTTCCATGACTCGCCCTCCATAGTTTTCATAGACGAAATAGACGCAATGGCTCCCAGCAGAGATGTAGCCTCCTCTGAGGCAGACAGGAGAATCGTTGCCCAACTCCTAACATTAATGGATGGAGTAAGCTCCAGGTCAGGAGTGCTTGTGATAGGAGCCACGAACAGACCTAACGCTATAGATCCTGCCTTGAGAAGGCCAGGTAGGTTCGATAGAGAAATTGAGATTCCTGTCCCAGGGGCTAAAGAAAGGCTTGACATATTGAAGATACATACCAGGAGGCTCAAGCTCGGAAGCGATGTTAACCTGGAGAAAATAGCCGAGATAACCCACGGTTACGTCGGGGCGGATCTAGAGGCCGTAGTTAGAGAAGCTATGATGATCGCGTTAAAGAGGGAGTCTAACTACGAGAATTTAGTGTTAAACGAATCCGATTTCATGAATGCACTTAAAACCGTTCAACCGTCAGCCTTGAGGGAGTTCAGGTTGGAGATACCCAACACCTCCTGGGAGGACGTTGTGGGACTGGAAGATGTTAAGCTGGAGTTGAAAGAAGTCGTTGAATGGCCTCTAAAGAACAGGGAAATTTACGACTACATCAATGCTGAACTGCCAAGTGGGGTTCTCCTTTACGGCCCTCCTGGGACAGGGAAGACCATGTTAGCAAGGGCAGTATCACACGAAAGTGGAGCCAACTTCATCGCGGTAAACGGGCCAGAACTTCTTAACATGTGGGTGGGAGAGAGTGAAAGGGCAATCAGGGAGGTTTTCAAGAAGGCCAGACAATACTCCCCTACGGTAGTGTTCTTCGACGAGATAGACTCATTAGCCTCAGCTAGAGGAAGCGACCCTAATAGGGTAACCGAGAGAGTGGTGAGTCAGCTCCTTACTGAAATGGACGGGTTGAGCAAGAGAGACGAACAAGTCGTTGTGATCGCAGCCACAAATAGACCTGACATGCTTGATCTAGCTCTGTTGAGACCCGGGAGATTGGAGAAACTAATTTACATACCCCCTCCGGATGAAGACGGTAGGAAGAAGCTCTTTGCCTTTATGATATCGAAACACTCGCATGGAGATATAGATTACGAGAGGTTAGCTAGACTAACGCAGATGTACACCCCGGCTGACATAAGGGGAGCAGTGAATAGAGCAGTGCTATTGGCGATCAGGCGAAGCATAATTGAGGGGGACAGACCTGTACTTAAACAGGAAGATCTAGAACAGTCAATATCAATGATAAAACCTACAGTGAACCCTCAACTGCTCTCTTACTATTCTTCTTTTAGAGAGAGGACGAGGCAGACCGCATATGCTTGA